A part of Streptomyces sp. NBC_01451 genomic DNA contains:
- a CDS encoding Pycsar system effector family protein: MTTLDPSPTPAAPPPGTPAAPADHTQLCERLLADLRTEIARADSKASVLVAALGMTAGVFSGLLAGRDWNPAALTTPGTVVWALGAAALVLSLFSLLLAVLPRHRTEPWVPGQPLSYFGDIQQAVRLGRLTAALADTERDPTAALTSALTDTSRIATRKHQWIRTGLISFCTGTLLLPVSLLIG; the protein is encoded by the coding sequence ATGACGACGCTCGACCCCAGCCCCACCCCGGCAGCGCCCCCACCAGGAACCCCCGCAGCCCCCGCCGACCACACCCAGCTCTGCGAACGCCTCCTCGCGGACCTCCGTACGGAGATCGCCCGTGCCGACAGCAAGGCATCCGTACTGGTCGCCGCGCTGGGCATGACCGCCGGTGTGTTCAGCGGACTGCTCGCCGGGCGGGACTGGAACCCGGCAGCGCTCACCACTCCCGGGACCGTCGTCTGGGCCCTCGGGGCCGCGGCCCTGGTGCTGTCCCTGTTCTCGCTGCTCCTCGCCGTCCTGCCCCGCCACCGCACCGAACCGTGGGTTCCGGGCCAGCCGCTCTCCTACTTCGGCGACATCCAACAAGCCGTACGGCTCGGCCGGTTGACGGCAGCGCTCGCCGACACCGAGCGCGACCCCACGGCCGCGCTCACCTCGGCGCTCACCGACACCAGCCGTATCGCCACACGCAAGCACCAGTGGATCCGTACCGGCCTGATCTCCTTCTGCACCGGCACGCTCCTGCTCCCCGTGTCACTGCTCATCGGCTGA
- the rpsL gene encoding 30S ribosomal protein S12, whose protein sequence is MPTIQQLVRKGRQDKVEKNKTPALEGSPQRRGVCTRVFTTTPKKPNSALRKVARVRLTSGIEVTAYIPGEGHNLQEHSIVLVRGGRVKDLPGVRYKIIRGSLDTQGVKNRKQARSRYGAKKEK, encoded by the coding sequence GTGCCTACGATCCAGCAGCTGGTCCGGAAGGGCCGGCAAGACAAGGTCGAGAAGAACAAGACGCCCGCGCTCGAGGGTTCGCCCCAGCGCCGTGGTGTCTGCACGCGTGTGTTCACGACCACCCCGAAGAAGCCGAACTCGGCCCTGCGTAAGGTCGCGCGTGTGCGTTTGACCAGCGGGATCGAGGTCACCGCTTACATTCCGGGTGAGGGACACAACCTGCAGGAGCACTCCATCGTGCTCGTGCGTGGTGGCCGTGTGAAGGACCTGCCCGGTGTTCGCTACAAGATCATCCGCGGTTCGCTCGACACCCAGGGTGTCAAGAACCGCAAGCAGGCCCGCAGTCGCTACGGCGCCAAGAAGGAGAAGTAG
- a CDS encoding Crp/Fnr family transcriptional regulator, whose amino-acid sequence MIRTAGHALDDGGLDDRVPFLARLEQEDRTALLALGRELNFATRVTLIHQSEPSSHVLFLVQGWTKVTASAANGYEALLSLRGPGDIVGESAALTGRPRSATVTALEAVRAVVVEHERFRDFLSRSPAVSFALLGLTADRTRAADRRRLEFASLNVRERFAILLLDLARTHGRRTPEGIELSVPLSKQELAGSVGASREMVQRLLRELREKEAVETGRRALLIRRPDILRRIATAEG is encoded by the coding sequence GTGATCAGGACGGCCGGGCATGCACTGGACGACGGGGGCCTGGACGACCGGGTGCCCTTCCTCGCGCGCCTCGAACAGGAAGACCGCACCGCTCTCCTGGCCCTCGGCCGCGAGCTGAACTTCGCCACCCGGGTGACCCTGATCCACCAGAGCGAGCCCTCCTCCCACGTCCTCTTCCTGGTCCAGGGCTGGACGAAGGTCACCGCGTCGGCCGCCAACGGCTACGAGGCGCTGCTCTCGCTGCGCGGCCCCGGAGACATCGTCGGCGAGTCGGCGGCACTCACCGGGCGCCCCCGGTCGGCCACGGTGACCGCGCTGGAGGCGGTGCGGGCAGTGGTCGTCGAACACGAGCGCTTCAGGGACTTCCTGAGCCGTTCACCAGCTGTTTCGTTCGCGCTGCTGGGCCTCACGGCCGACCGTACCCGGGCCGCGGACCGCCGCCGCCTGGAGTTCGCGTCCCTGAACGTACGGGAACGCTTCGCGATCCTTCTCCTGGACCTCGCCCGCACCCACGGCCGCCGCACCCCCGAGGGCATCGAACTCTCCGTCCCCCTGAGCAAACAGGAACTGGCCGGCTCGGTGGGCGCCTCCAGGGAGATGGTCCAGCGCCTCCTGCGCGAACTGCGCGAGAAGGAGGCGGTGGAGACGGGGAGGCGAGCGCTGCTGATACGCCGGCCGGACATCCTCCGCAGGATCGCGACAGCCGAGGGGTGA
- a CDS encoding M48 family metalloprotease translates to MGNLLLYLPNFLCSLLVVSMFSLFFGDLAFLVIIAWILSGALVFHRPTESAIARRLLHLRHPTPQERAKLEPVWREVTARAGVEGRNYELWVEDSDGLNAVAAAGHIVGVTRFAMNELPNGELAAVMAHELGHHVGGHAWSGLLGYWYAQPGRLAWRFLRAFSVIVFKVSRAFSCFGVGLVVLVLGGIAMATISTLYGLPLLILGVPYALAAVGRRAELRADEHAAALGFAPMLASVLDKLHQEEQRQTAALAALNNGVAPEESPLSKLLSSHPDHHTRLHHLQPYLQQQQR, encoded by the coding sequence GTGGGCAACCTCCTCCTCTACCTGCCGAACTTCCTCTGCAGCCTCCTTGTCGTCAGCATGTTCTCCCTCTTCTTCGGCGACCTCGCGTTCCTCGTGATCATCGCCTGGATACTGAGCGGCGCACTGGTCTTCCACCGGCCCACCGAAAGCGCCATCGCGCGCCGTTTGCTCCACCTGCGCCACCCCACTCCACAAGAACGAGCCAAACTCGAACCCGTCTGGCGTGAGGTCACCGCCCGCGCGGGCGTCGAGGGCCGCAACTACGAGCTCTGGGTCGAGGACAGCGACGGTCTGAACGCGGTCGCCGCCGCCGGCCACATCGTCGGCGTCACCCGCTTCGCCATGAACGAGCTGCCCAACGGCGAACTCGCCGCCGTCATGGCACACGAGCTGGGCCACCACGTGGGCGGCCACGCCTGGTCGGGGCTCCTCGGCTACTGGTACGCGCAGCCCGGACGCCTCGCCTGGCGGTTCCTGCGCGCCTTCTCCGTGATCGTCTTCAAGGTGTCCCGCGCCTTCTCCTGCTTCGGCGTCGGCCTCGTCGTACTCGTCCTCGGCGGCATCGCCATGGCCACCATCAGCACCCTGTACGGCCTGCCCCTGCTGATCCTCGGTGTGCCGTACGCGCTCGCCGCCGTCGGACGCCGTGCCGAACTCCGCGCCGACGAACACGCGGCGGCCCTCGGCTTCGCCCCGATGCTGGCCTCCGTACTCGACAAGCTGCACCAGGAGGAGCAGCGGCAGACGGCCGCGCTCGCCGCGCTCAACAACGGCGTGGCGCCCGAGGAGAGCCCGCTGAGCAAGCTGCTCTCCTCCCACCCGGACCACCACACCCGGCTGCACCACCTCCAGCCGTACCTTCAGCAGCAACAGCGCTGA